A single window of Nicotiana sylvestris chromosome 5, ASM39365v2, whole genome shotgun sequence DNA harbors:
- the LOC104236933 gene encoding uncharacterized protein, producing the protein MSVTCGVECVVVLGCMRWVWKRCTYIGNDDSATWQSANYEEFEPVPRLCRTILAVYEDDLHDPKFPPEGGYRLNPDWAVKKVAYQETLGNAPPYLIYLDHEHHEIVVAIRGLNLVKESDYKVLMDNKLGKQMFDGGYVHHGLLKAAIWMLNKESETLKRLWVENGKSYKLIFAGHSLGSGVASLLTIIVANHGDRLGGIPRSLISCYAVAPARCMSLNLAVKYADVIHSVVLQDDFLPRTPTPLEDIFKSVFCLPCLLFMVCLRDTFIPEGRKLRDPRRLYAPGRMYHIVERRFCRCGRFPPDVRTAIPVDGRFEHIVLSCNATSDHGIIWIQRESEKALARLKEVSAETTTTPPPAQKIERQHTLEKEHKKALERAVTLNIPHAVPTDADDQESSVHVHKEEESTTEAASLIEGEDASTSTGHSTDARTNWNEVVEKLFAKDETGNLRLKKEASGTE; encoded by the exons ATGTCAGTTACTTGCGGAGTAGAATGTGTTGTAGTGTTAGGATGTATGCGTTGGGTATGGAAACGTTGTACTTACATAGGCAATGATGACAGTGCCACGTGGCAATCAGCAAACTATGAAGAATTTGAACCTGTTCCCCGTCTTTGCCGTACAATTCTTGCTGTCTATGAAGATGACCTTCATGACCCCAAATTTCCACCTGAAGGAGGCTATAGGCTAAACCCTGATTGGGCTGTGAAGAAAGTTGCATATCAAGAAACACTTG GTAATGCTCCACCTTATTTGATTTACCTTGATCATGAACACCATGAAATTGTTGTAGCCATAAGGGGTTTAAATTTGGTGAAAGAAAGTGATTATAAAGTTTTGATGGATAATAAGCTCGGGAAGCAGATGTTTGATGGTGGGTATGTGCATCATGGTTTGTTGAAGGCAGCAATTTGGATGTTGAATAAGGAGTCTGAGACTTTGAAAAGGCTTTGGGTTGAAAATGGGAAGAGTTACAAGTTGATATTTGCTGGTCATTCTTTGGGTTCTGGAGTTGCATCATTGTTGACTATAATTGTGGCGAATCATGGGGATAGGTTAGGGGGTATTCCAAGGAGTTTAATAAGCTGCTATGCTGTTGCTCCTGCTCGGTGTATGTCACTCAACTTAGCTGTTAAGTATGCTGATGTTATACACTCAGTAGTTTTGCAG GATGATTTCTTACCACGAACACCCACCCCACTGGAAGATATATTCAAATCCGTCTTCTG TTTACCCTGCTTGTTATTTATGGTATGCTTGAGAGATACCTTCATACCTGAAGGTAGGAAGCTCAGAGATCCGAGAAGATTATATGCGCCTGGCCGAATGTATCACATTGTTGAGAGAAGATTTTGCAG ATGTGGGAGATTCCCTCCAGATGTTAGAACAGCCATCCCAGttgatggaagatttgaacataTTGTGCTGTCATGCAACGCAACGTCTGATCATGGAATTATTTGGATACAAAGAGAATCAGAAAAGGCATTAGCG AGGCTCAAGGAGGTTAGTGCTGAGACCACGACTACCCCACCACCAGCGCAGAAAATCGAAAGGCAGCACACACTAGAAAAAGAACACAAGAAGGCACTAGAAAGAGCTGTCACTTTAAATATTCCACACGCCGTGCCAACAGATGCAGATGATCAGGAATCCTCAGTGCACGTGCATAAAGAGGAAGAATCCACGACAGAGGCAGCTTCTCTCATAGAAGGCGAAGACGCTTCCACAAGCACAGGCCATTCCACTGATGCAAGAACTAACTGGAATGAAGTAGTTGAAAAGCTTTTCGCGAAAGATGAAACGGGGAACTTGAGATTGAAGAAAGAAGCAAGTGGTACTGAATAA
- the LOC104236934 gene encoding GDSL esterase/lipase At5g37690: MVVLAQILGFLIMAIVASVASAGEPVVTYVFGDSLTEVGNNNYLQSLAKSNYPFYGIDYEGGKATGRFTNGRTIGDIISAKLGVQSPPPYLSLAPNDDAILKGVNYASGGAGILNDTGLYFIQRMTFDDQIKSFENTKEAIKAKIGEEAAEKHVNKAVYFIGMGSNDYVNNFLQPFLAAGQQYTHDEFVELLISTLGEQFTGRVTAYRLHQLGARKIVFHGLGPLGCIPSQRVKSTRGICLKQVNLWVQEFNSKVGKLIASLNKHLPYAQITFADTYPIVLDLIENPSAYGFKISNTSCCNVDTSVGGLCLPNSKLCKNRTEYVFWDAFHPTDAANAVLADRIFTTLFHEASSPAPAPYPRKFLKT, from the exons ATGGTTGTTTTAGCTCAAATTCTTGGATTCTTGATTATGGCAATTGTTGCATCTGTGGCTTCAGCTGGAGAACCAGTAGTGACATATGTGTTTGGTGACTCATTGACAGAAGTTGGGAACAATAATTATTTGCAGTCTCTTGCCAAATCTAATTATCCTTTTTATGGTATTGATTATGAAGGTGGAAAAGCTACTGGCAGATTCACCAATGGAAGAACTATTGGTGATATTATAT CTGCCAAACTTGGAGTTCAATCACCACCACCATATCTTTCATTAGCACCAAATGATGATGCAATATTGAAAGGAGTGAATTATGCATCTGGTGGAGCTGGAATTCTCAATGACACTGGACTCTACTTT ATTCAAAGAATGACATTTGATGATCAAATAAAGAGCTTtgagaacacaaaagaagcaaTCAAGGCTAAAATTGGTGAAGAGGCTGCAGAAAAACATGTCAATAAAGCTGTCTACTTTATTGGAATGG GTAGCAATGACTATGTCAATAACTTCCTGCAACCCTTTTTAGCTGCTGGACAACAGTATACACATGATGAGTTTGTAGAGCTTCTAATCTCAACCTTAGGCGAACAATTCACA GGCAGGGTTACAGCCTAT AGACTTCATCAACTTGGAGCAAGAAAGATTGTGTTTCATGGACTTGGACCACTAGGCTGTATCCCTTCACAAAGGGTGAAATCCACAAGGGGGATATGCTTGAAACAAGTCAATCTATGGGTGCAAGAATTCAACTCAAAAGTGGGAAAACTAATTGCTTCTCTAAATAAGCACCTCCCATATGCTCAGATAACCTTTGCAGACACTTATCCAATAGTTCTAGACTTGATTGAGAACCCTTCTGCTTATG GTTTCAAGATTTCGAATACATCATGTTGCAATGTGGACACAAGTGTTGGAGGACTATGTTTACCAAACTCAAAGCTATGCAAAAATAGAACAGAATATGTATTTTGGGATGCATTTCACCCTACTGATGCAGCAAATGCAGTGCTTGCAGATAGAATTTTCACCACATTATTTCATGAAGCATCTAGCCCTGCACCAGCACCTTACCCTCGAAAGTTTTTGAAAACATAG
- the LOC104236935 gene encoding THO complex subunit 4A-like, which yields MDVIASNFDKVGLLKIADKCLLLFYEKGAAEVVFAGRSDAFQALKRYNNVKLDGKPKKIEISRGGRGGFRNAPGHGRGRGQVNGRASNKGAKKSAEELDKELDSYHASAEAMQT from the exons ATGGACGTAATTGCAAGCAATTTTGACAAAGTTGGGCTGTTGAAAATTGCTGATAAGTGCCTGCTATTGTTTTACGAGAAA GGCGCTGCTGAGGTGGTTTTTGCCGGAAGAAGTGACGCATTCCAAGCACTTAAAAGATATAACAATGTGAAGTTGGATGGGAAGCCTAAGAAGATTGAAATA TCAAGGGGCGGCCGTGGTGGTTTTAGAAATGCACCTGGGCACGGTCGTGGTCGAGGTCAGGTCAACGGTAGGGCAAGCAACAAGGGTGCTAAGAAGTCAGCTGAGGAACTTGACAAGGAGCTGGATAGCTACCATGCCAGTGCTGAAGCCATGCAGACTTAA